One part of the Gossypium raimondii isolate GPD5lz chromosome 1, ASM2569854v1, whole genome shotgun sequence genome encodes these proteins:
- the LOC105785304 gene encoding serine/threonine-protein phosphatase PP2A catalytic subunit, giving the protein MPSQGDLDRQIEHLMECKPLSEAEVKALCEQARAILVEEWNVQPVKCPVTVCGDIHGQFYDLIELFRIGGNAPDTNYLFMGDYVDRGYYSVETVTLLVALKVRYRDRITILRGNHESRQITQVYGFYDECLRKYGNANVWKHFTDLFDYLPLTALIESQVFCLHGGLSPSLDTLDNVRALDRIQEVPHEGPMCDLLWSDPDDRCGWGISPRGAGYTFGQDIAAQFNHTNGLSLISRAHQLVMEGYNWCQEKNVVTVFSAPNYCYRCGNMAAILEIGENMDQNFLQFDPAPRQVEPDTTRKTPDYFL; this is encoded by the exons ATGCCGTCTCAGGGAGATCTGGATCGTCAGATCGAGCACCTGATGGAGTGTAAGCCGCTGTCTGAGGCGGAGGTGAAGGCGTTATGCGAGCAGGCACGAGCAATACTAGTGGAGGAATGGAACGTACAGCCTGTGAAGTGTCCGGTAACGGTATGTGGAGATATTCATGGACAGTTTTACGATCTAATAGAGCTGTTTCGGATAGGAGGGAATGCGCCTGATACAAATTATCTCTTCATGGGAGATTATGTAG ATCGTGGGTACTACTCAGTTGAGACTGTCACACTCTTGGTGGCACTAAAAGTCCGTTATAGAGATAGAATCACAATCCTTAGAGGAAATCACGAGAGCCGTCAGATTACACAAGT GTATGGTTTTTATGATGAATGCTTGAGAAAATACGGAAATGCTAATGTATGGAAGCATTTTACAGATCTGTTTGATTATTTACCCCTCACAGCTCTTATTGAGAGTCAG GTCTTTTGTTTGCATGGAGGACTTTCACCATCGTTGGACACATTAGACAATGTTCGAGCATTGGATCGTATACAGGAG GTTCCTCATGAAGGACCAATGTGTGATCTCTTGTGGTCTGATCCTGATGACCGCTGTGGATGGGGTATATCTCCGCGTGGTGCTGGTTATACGTTCGGACAAGATATTGCAGCTCAGTTCAACCATACCAATGGTCTCAGTCTGATTTCAAGAGCCCATCAACTCGTCATGGAAGGATACAATTGGTGTCAG GAGAAGAATGTGGTGACTGTCTTCAGCGCCCCAAACTATTGTTACCGATGTGGGAACATGGCTGCAATTTTAGAGATTGGGGAGAATATGGACCAGAATTTTCTTCAGTTTGATCCGGCACCCCGGCAAGTTGAACCTGACACCACACGCAAGACTcctgattattttttataa